One genomic segment of Vibrio penaeicida includes these proteins:
- a CDS encoding ABC transporter ATP-binding protein: MSLTLEQVSKIVDNEVHINEASLTFEPGSFNVLLGRTLAGKTSLMRLIAGLDKPTSGRILVNGVDVTGMPVRERNISMVYQQFINYPNLTVFENIASPLRLAGMAEKEIQERVHATADMLRITDFLKRVPLELSGGQQQRTAMARALVKDAEIILFDEPLVNLDYKLREELRQEMRELFQTRHTIAIYATTEPNEALALGGTTTILHEGSVVQSGNTAEVYHKPSSVESATLFSEPPINLMPGKVTDSEVCFDEKAHFPLNQSLKHLGQGEYIFGIRPSHLSLLPKNDDDIELSVQVEVAEISGSETFLHVCNNHFEMVLHLPGVHSYDVDESIKIYIPIHKFYVFGMDEELIHAPSHHLLG, encoded by the coding sequence GTGTCATTAACACTTGAGCAGGTAAGCAAAATTGTGGACAACGAAGTCCACATCAATGAAGCCAGCCTCACGTTTGAACCGGGGTCGTTTAACGTCCTGCTGGGGAGAACGCTCGCAGGTAAAACTTCATTGATGCGATTAATCGCTGGGTTGGATAAGCCCACATCCGGAAGAATTCTGGTCAATGGTGTCGACGTAACAGGCATGCCTGTACGTGAGCGCAATATTTCTATGGTCTACCAGCAATTCATTAACTACCCCAATCTAACCGTATTTGAGAACATCGCTTCACCTTTACGTTTGGCTGGCATGGCGGAGAAGGAAATTCAGGAACGTGTTCACGCCACCGCCGATATGCTGCGCATTACCGATTTCTTAAAGCGAGTGCCTTTAGAACTTTCAGGGGGTCAACAACAGCGTACCGCTATGGCAAGGGCTCTAGTGAAAGACGCTGAAATCATTTTATTTGATGAACCCTTAGTCAACCTCGACTACAAGTTGCGCGAAGAATTGCGCCAAGAGATGCGAGAACTTTTCCAAACTCGCCATACCATTGCAATTTATGCCACGACAGAACCAAACGAAGCGCTTGCGCTAGGTGGAACCACCACCATTTTGCATGAAGGCAGTGTGGTGCAATCGGGTAACACAGCGGAGGTTTATCACAAGCCTAGCTCGGTAGAATCCGCAACCTTGTTCAGCGAACCACCTATTAACCTTATGCCTGGCAAAGTCACCGACAGCGAAGTGTGTTTTGATGAAAAAGCCCACTTCCCACTTAACCAGTCTTTAAAACACCTTGGGCAAGGGGAGTACATTTTTGGTATTCGCCCAAGCCACCTCAGCTTACTGCCTAAAAACGATGACGACATCGAGCTATCTGTTCAGGTAGAAGTCGCCGAGATCAGCGGATCGGAAACGTTCCTTCACGTGTGCAATAACCATTTTGAAATGGTGCTGCATTTACCCGGTGTACACAGTTATGACGTTGATGAATCCATCAAGATTTACATCCCTATTCATAAGTTTTACGTGTTCGGCATGGATGAAGAATTGATCCATGCCCCTAGTCATCATCTTCTGGGGTAA
- a CDS encoding PAAR domain-containing protein, producing the protein MLPAARATDMHLCPMQTPAPVPIPHVGGPLLPLPTTVLIGNLPAATMGQVCVCVGPPDSVVKGSATVLINNKPAARTGDTTAHGGVIIMGMPTVLIGG; encoded by the coding sequence ATGTTGCCAGCAGCAAGAGCCACAGACATGCACTTATGCCCAATGCAAACGCCTGCCCCTGTACCTATCCCTCATGTTGGTGGACCACTACTTCCATTACCAACAACGGTTTTGATAGGGAATTTACCCGCAGCAACAATGGGGCAGGTATGCGTTTGTGTAGGGCCACCAGACAGCGTTGTTAAAGGCAGCGCCACGGTGTTGATTAACAACAAACCTGCAGCTCGAACGGGGGATACAACCGCGCATGGTGGGGTAATTATAATGGGTATGCCAACGGTCCTCATTGGAGGTTAA
- a CDS encoding S8 family serine peptidase: protein MMKLHKKNIGIFKPTVLALAMFTSSYVVADEFSGNSEAELPVKYLVKFKNDLSSTPEKYGLSPFSGARMIQESVLDRVNAQQIDKLGNRSIYSVELNDTGLKSLQQNLDVEYVEIDEPRFLLSEVTPWGQDSVGATLLADTNAGNRTVCIIDSGYDVAHNDLATNQVTGTNDTGTGDWSIPGAGNAHGTHVAGTIAAIANNAGVVGVMPNQNVNLHIVKVFKDGRWAYSSDLVKAIDTCASNGANVVNMSLGGKRSNATEKAAFSRHQKNGVLLIAAAGNAGNTAHSYPASYDSVVSVAAVDTALDHADFSQATNQVEVSAPGVSVLSTVTMGEGILADIQLNGQSFYARGIVPHNRYIKNAQSKFVPTPIDGSQTLALAACDISTGKYVCGDMKNKVCLVERIENQKGTYRPEINAVKACNTAGASAAIVYSNTELTGLQNPFLVDEKNEAPIVSVSVDRMLGQELAGSVGQPITVSVTKGEDYQYYNGTSMATPHVAGVAALVWSYHPQCTAADIRKALAKTATDIDVAGKDNRTGHGLVNAVAAKEYLDLGCNGGEPIPDPTACDATGVNVYPDWPQVDWAGNPNHAAGGDKLVHNGAVYQAIWWTRSVPGSDNSWSHVCNL, encoded by the coding sequence ATGATGAAGTTACACAAGAAAAATATCGGGATTTTCAAACCCACAGTGTTGGCTTTGGCGATGTTCACTTCCAGCTATGTTGTAGCCGATGAATTTAGTGGTAATTCAGAGGCAGAGCTGCCAGTAAAATATTTAGTCAAGTTTAAGAATGACCTTTCAAGCACCCCTGAAAAATATGGACTAAGCCCGTTTTCAGGTGCACGAATGATTCAAGAGTCTGTATTGGATCGTGTTAACGCACAACAGATCGATAAACTCGGTAACCGTTCAATCTACAGTGTTGAATTAAACGACACTGGTCTTAAATCCCTTCAGCAAAATCTAGATGTTGAGTATGTGGAAATTGACGAGCCTAGATTCCTGCTCAGTGAAGTCACGCCATGGGGGCAAGATTCGGTAGGTGCTACTTTGCTTGCTGATACTAATGCGGGTAATCGTACGGTTTGTATTATCGATTCAGGATACGATGTTGCGCACAATGATTTGGCGACTAACCAAGTAACAGGCACCAACGACACAGGTACAGGCGATTGGAGTATCCCCGGTGCAGGTAACGCGCATGGTACACACGTTGCGGGTACGATCGCAGCCATTGCAAATAATGCAGGTGTGGTGGGCGTGATGCCGAACCAAAATGTGAATTTGCACATTGTTAAGGTCTTTAAAGACGGCAGGTGGGCGTATTCTTCCGATCTTGTAAAAGCCATTGATACCTGTGCAAGCAACGGGGCGAACGTTGTGAACATGAGCTTGGGGGGTAAGCGCTCAAACGCAACAGAGAAAGCGGCATTTAGCCGTCATCAGAAAAATGGTGTTCTGCTCATTGCTGCGGCAGGTAACGCCGGTAATACAGCACACAGCTACCCAGCTTCTTACGACTCGGTTGTTTCCGTCGCCGCAGTAGATACGGCACTTGATCATGCCGATTTCTCACAAGCGACCAATCAAGTGGAGGTATCTGCACCGGGTGTATCCGTCTTGTCTACAGTGACCATGGGTGAAGGGATATTGGCGGATATCCAGCTTAACGGGCAAAGCTTCTATGCTCGTGGCATTGTTCCACACAACCGCTATATCAAAAATGCACAGTCTAAATTTGTGCCTACCCCAATCGATGGTTCTCAGACGCTAGCTTTAGCAGCGTGTGATATCAGCACCGGTAAATACGTTTGTGGTGATATGAAAAACAAGGTGTGTTTGGTTGAACGAATCGAAAACCAAAAAGGCACGTATCGCCCAGAAATCAATGCGGTAAAAGCGTGTAACACTGCAGGTGCATCAGCTGCGATTGTCTACAGTAATACTGAACTGACAGGGCTTCAAAACCCATTCTTGGTCGACGAGAAAAACGAAGCGCCTATTGTTTCAGTTTCTGTAGACCGTATGCTTGGCCAAGAGCTTGCAGGGTCGGTGGGCCAGCCTATTACGGTTAGCGTAACTAAAGGTGAGGACTACCAATACTACAACGGTACATCAATGGCGACGCCACATGTTGCCGGTGTCGCGGCACTTGTTTGGAGTTACCACCCGCAATGTACCGCAGCAGATATTCGTAAAGCACTTGCCAAAACAGCAACGGATATTGACGTAGCAGGTAAAGACAACCGCACTGGTCACGGTTTGGTCAATGCTGTAGCGGCAAAAGAGTACTTAGATCTTGGTTGTAATGGCGGTGAGCCAATTCCCGATCCGACTGCTTGTGATGCGACGGGCGTGAATGTTTACCCTGATTGGCCGCAAGTAGATTGGGCAGGTAATCCCAACCATGCAGCTGGTGGCGACAAGCTTGTTCACAATGGTGCGGTTTACCAAGCAATTTGGTGGACACGTTCAGTACCAGGAAGTGACAACAGCTGGTCACACGTATGTAATTTGTAA
- a CDS encoding ABC transporter ATP-binding protein, producing the protein MVQITLNALAHTYDKKKGPDSTYAIQEMTHTWHQGGAFALLGPSGCGKSTLLNIISGLMSPSDGEVLFDGVKVNDIPPQDRNIAQVFQFPVIYDTMSVYDNLAFPLRNMKVNSAKIHSKVTEIAEILELTPVLKKRAEHLTADEKQKVSMGRGLVRDDVSAILFDEPLTVIDPQLKWKLRRKLKQIHQQFNITMVYVTHDQLEASTFADKIAVMYEGQIVQFGTPRELFEKPNHTFVGYFIGSPGMNLIEVIPTEHGVRFDDIDLPLSSSLLEKVQSANTHNIKIGIRPEFVHVWEKENSSAIRSEVSHVEDLGTYKILTLKVGNQEVKARLQEDQPVPVNVAYISFPEQWTMVYLDEFLIGERENS; encoded by the coding sequence ATGGTTCAGATAACTCTAAATGCGTTAGCGCATACTTACGACAAAAAGAAAGGACCGGATTCAACGTACGCGATCCAAGAAATGACGCACACTTGGCACCAAGGTGGCGCATTTGCCTTACTTGGCCCATCGGGTTGCGGTAAATCCACGTTGTTGAACATTATCTCTGGCTTGATGAGTCCATCCGACGGCGAAGTGCTGTTTGATGGTGTAAAGGTGAACGACATTCCACCGCAAGACAGAAACATCGCACAAGTTTTCCAGTTTCCGGTGATTTACGACACCATGTCGGTGTACGACAACTTGGCATTCCCTCTTCGTAATATGAAAGTGAATAGCGCCAAAATTCACTCTAAAGTGACCGAAATAGCTGAGATCCTAGAACTCACCCCCGTTCTGAAAAAACGAGCAGAGCACCTTACAGCGGATGAAAAACAAAAAGTATCCATGGGTCGCGGGCTGGTTCGGGATGATGTTTCCGCGATTTTGTTCGATGAGCCACTCACGGTTATCGACCCGCAATTGAAGTGGAAACTTCGCCGTAAACTCAAGCAGATCCACCAGCAATTCAACATTACCATGGTTTATGTTACCCATGATCAGCTCGAAGCCTCGACCTTTGCCGACAAAATTGCGGTGATGTACGAAGGGCAAATTGTGCAATTTGGTACACCACGTGAACTGTTCGAAAAACCCAACCATACGTTTGTGGGCTACTTCATTGGCAGCCCCGGCATGAACCTTATTGAAGTGATTCCAACAGAGCATGGTGTGCGTTTCGACGACATTGACCTCCCACTTTCTAGCTCCCTTCTAGAAAAGGTTCAAAGCGCCAACACCCATAACATCAAGATCGGCATTCGCCCTGAATTTGTACACGTGTGGGAGAAAGAAAACAGCTCTGCCATTAGAAGTGAGGTTTCCCATGTGGAAGACCTTGGTACTTACAAAATTCTTACGCTCAAAGTCGGTAATCAAGAAGTGAAAGCGCGCTTACAGGAAGACCAACCTGTTCCTGTGAATGTCGCGTATATCAGCTTTCCTGAGCAATGGACCATGGTGTATTTGGATGAATTTTTAATTGGCGAGAGGGAAAACTCATGA
- a CDS encoding DUF6931 family protein has product MTLIKIPHQHVKDILDLYEPNDAFAELANKHTTSIKLISHAMEQELFADAVTFLAHALPVRESIWWSVTCASSLSHWNEDEANAIRAAKAWVHTPDETSRRFAEQMADKASLENGAGWAAQAAFWSGGSMIKPEDPMVPPPPYLYAQAVAGSINLSAVLPDGEQAKERYHIFVEMGLNIASGGNGQV; this is encoded by the coding sequence ATGACGTTAATAAAAATTCCGCACCAACATGTAAAAGATATTTTGGATCTGTATGAACCCAACGACGCATTCGCTGAACTGGCAAATAAGCACACGACATCAATAAAACTGATTTCTCACGCTATGGAGCAAGAGTTATTCGCTGATGCAGTCACTTTTTTGGCCCATGCCCTGCCCGTTCGCGAATCTATATGGTGGTCGGTCACTTGCGCTTCTTCACTCTCCCACTGGAATGAAGACGAAGCCAATGCCATTCGTGCTGCCAAAGCTTGGGTACACACCCCTGATGAAACCAGCCGCCGATTCGCCGAACAGATGGCAGATAAAGCGAGTTTGGAAAACGGTGCTGGCTGGGCAGCGCAAGCTGCATTTTGGAGTGGTGGCAGTATGATTAAACCGGAAGATCCAATGGTCCCGCCGCCACCGTATTTGTATGCACAAGCGGTAGCGGGCAGCATCAATCTTTCTGCGGTTCTGCCTGATGGAGAACAAGCAAAGGAGCGCTACCACATTTTTGTAGAGATGGGATTAAACATCGCATCCGGTGGAAACGGACAAGTTTAG
- a CDS encoding type VI secretion system protein TssA, with protein sequence MPFLKHQIEQLSTPISDDLACGVFLKLNKSAFRPLRNEFNVAQTSLRKLSQNPSAEEKEALEEACVASWQALSNTLLEQFSHTTRDIELISWFVAAQFLLDETIESAANSLEWLADLVENHWAALNPVLPIEKLKSEGEKAQAAEQAEAKVKAFFQLVGDSEESSILYAPMLQLPLVGSVTFFDFQSAERKGEISQLKSSLSTTVAQERSAIQSKLENVARCIAQLDRLSASVATYAQSVSTQGANFKFAKSLLTRVENALVHLSGIKLTAKTEPKVAALEIEESVAQENTASVAQNIPSSSNALTSTEPAHVAPQQLRADNLSELGNVNNMNRDLAFHLLREISDYFRQSEPHSPISFLLEKAIRWGYLSLPELLQEMMSEQNSDSLSTIFNSAGLNHLDQILLPEVSTPTDDIKNTPAPQAAPPVSEQPDVEEHVSQTSPADTPSKQDNEPKASASSALSW encoded by the coding sequence ATGCCATTTTTAAAGCATCAAATTGAGCAACTTTCTACTCCGATTAGCGACGATTTAGCATGCGGTGTGTTCCTGAAACTCAACAAAAGTGCATTTCGTCCTTTGAGAAATGAATTTAACGTGGCTCAAACATCGCTGCGTAAACTTAGCCAAAACCCAAGTGCTGAGGAGAAAGAAGCCCTAGAAGAAGCATGTGTGGCGAGCTGGCAAGCTCTGTCAAATACTCTGCTAGAACAATTTTCCCATACAACCAGGGATATAGAGCTAATTTCTTGGTTTGTTGCTGCGCAATTTCTTCTTGATGAAACGATAGAGAGCGCAGCAAACAGCCTAGAATGGTTGGCAGACTTGGTTGAAAATCATTGGGCAGCGCTAAACCCCGTACTTCCGATAGAAAAGCTGAAATCGGAAGGTGAGAAAGCGCAAGCCGCTGAACAGGCAGAAGCCAAGGTGAAGGCGTTTTTCCAATTGGTGGGAGATAGCGAAGAAAGCTCGATTCTTTATGCACCTATGTTGCAACTTCCATTGGTTGGAAGTGTGACATTCTTTGATTTTCAAAGTGCAGAACGCAAAGGTGAAATAAGCCAACTTAAGTCTTCATTATCGACCACCGTTGCACAAGAGCGCTCGGCAATTCAATCCAAATTGGAGAACGTTGCTCGATGTATCGCTCAGTTGGACCGTCTGTCTGCATCAGTTGCAACCTATGCGCAAAGCGTGAGTACACAAGGAGCGAACTTCAAGTTCGCCAAATCACTGCTCACACGTGTTGAAAACGCTCTTGTGCATTTAAGCGGCATCAAGCTTACGGCAAAAACAGAGCCCAAAGTGGCAGCGTTAGAGATAGAAGAATCCGTAGCACAGGAAAACACCGCTTCTGTAGCTCAAAACATACCTTCATCCAGCAACGCTCTCACATCAACTGAACCTGCTCATGTTGCCCCGCAGCAGTTACGCGCGGACAACCTTTCCGAATTAGGCAACGTGAACAACATGAATCGAGATCTGGCATTTCATTTATTGCGAGAGATTTCTGATTATTTTCGCCAGAGCGAGCCACACAGCCCAATTTCTTTCTTGCTAGAAAAAGCGATTCGATGGGGATACCTCTCTCTGCCGGAACTGCTGCAAGAAATGATGTCGGAGCAAAACAGCGACTCCTTGAGCACAATTTTTAATTCCGCCGGGCTAAATCATCTCGATCAGATCTTGTTGCCGGAGGTGAGTACCCCGACGGATGACATTAAAAACACACCGGCACCTCAAGCTGCTCCTCCCGTTTCTGAGCAGCCAGATGTCGAAGAGCATGTATCACAGACTTCCCCTGCTGATACCCCATCTAAACAAGATAACGAACCTAAAGCATCCGCTTCGTCGGCTCTGAGTTGGTAA
- a CDS encoding type VI secretion system Vgr family protein — protein MSNSELKHQSRSLIAKLSDNKNYIVTQLIGEERVSEGYLFSLSIAANSEIDVKVLGKSVSVTFNQPSGKRYFTGLCSSLQFTGHSREKQQFYYQVEMVDPFKLLTYRRSRQVFQNMTTKQIIEKLLGESELKSFVQFSVSGSGKKHEYCVQLDETDQAFILRLLANEGWLFYVRHQSSKPLVVIGDSNQRFEKLTHSALSYQEGGNKALPTLSTWSQSYQIGTGKVSLADHTQALAEKFESGERKSAESYASTALSQELFAYGLENKNEARDAAKRQMEALDLQKSASHSASNIAELACGYKFKLENHPLKSMNQEYVISRISHQISSEESHGDISYNNQFTCIPDSLAFRPERREKPRVHSLHTAVVTGPKGEEIYCDKIGRVKVQFHWDRNGKNDENSSCWLPVSQELASKGFGTQFTPRVGDEVLVQYIDGDPDRPVITGSLYNKNNAAPYSSGSQSGIRTRSTPKGGSKQGNELRFEDKKDKEQVLLRAEKDWVLDINNDSQSTIKGMKTTKVEKSVSVSAKEDITIESEKKLTAKSKDNWTGDSNKDLSLNAGSNVNVSAKSTVSVDGSQVSITGKSKIELKVGASKIEISASGIKIEAPQVSVCGKAKAEMKAAMVSVEGQGKADIKAALVSVNGSAMTQIKAGAMVQIQGAIAKVN, from the coding sequence ATGAGCAACAGCGAATTAAAGCACCAAAGTCGTTCCCTAATAGCAAAACTATCAGACAACAAAAATTACATCGTCACTCAATTAATTGGCGAGGAGCGTGTTTCTGAGGGGTACCTTTTCTCATTGTCTATCGCTGCGAACTCAGAAATTGATGTGAAAGTTTTGGGTAAATCGGTCAGCGTTACTTTCAACCAACCGTCTGGCAAACGCTACTTTACTGGCCTGTGCAGCTCCCTTCAATTCACAGGTCACAGCCGAGAAAAACAACAGTTTTACTATCAAGTAGAAATGGTTGATCCATTCAAGCTATTGACTTATCGACGCAGTCGCCAAGTCTTTCAAAACATGACGACTAAGCAAATTATCGAAAAATTGCTCGGCGAATCTGAACTGAAAAGCTTTGTTCAATTCTCAGTATCAGGCAGTGGGAAGAAACACGAATATTGCGTGCAGCTCGACGAAACCGACCAAGCCTTTATCCTTAGATTACTGGCGAATGAAGGTTGGCTCTTTTATGTACGTCATCAATCCAGTAAGCCATTGGTCGTCATCGGTGATTCTAACCAACGTTTCGAGAAGTTGACTCATTCAGCCCTAAGCTATCAAGAAGGGGGCAACAAGGCACTGCCCACTTTATCTACGTGGAGCCAGTCCTACCAAATTGGTACGGGGAAAGTGTCGTTAGCAGACCACACACAAGCACTAGCGGAAAAGTTTGAAAGTGGTGAAAGAAAAAGTGCCGAAAGCTACGCTTCCACAGCCCTTTCTCAGGAGCTTTTCGCTTACGGATTAGAAAACAAAAATGAAGCTCGCGATGCAGCAAAAAGACAAATGGAAGCCTTAGATCTCCAAAAATCAGCTTCGCATTCAGCCTCGAACATCGCAGAACTGGCGTGTGGATATAAATTCAAACTAGAAAACCACCCGCTGAAATCGATGAATCAGGAATACGTAATTTCCCGTATCTCTCATCAAATTTCGAGCGAAGAGTCGCATGGTGACATCAGCTACAACAATCAATTTACTTGCATCCCTGATTCTTTGGCGTTTCGTCCAGAACGTCGTGAAAAACCGCGAGTTCATAGCCTGCATACCGCGGTTGTAACCGGCCCTAAAGGCGAAGAAATTTATTGCGATAAAATCGGTCGTGTGAAGGTACAGTTTCACTGGGATAGAAACGGAAAGAACGATGAAAATAGTTCGTGTTGGCTCCCCGTTTCTCAAGAATTGGCAAGCAAAGGATTTGGGACACAGTTTACGCCTCGAGTGGGTGATGAAGTCTTGGTCCAATACATTGATGGCGACCCAGATCGCCCTGTCATCACTGGCTCCCTTTACAACAAAAACAATGCCGCGCCTTACAGTTCAGGTTCCCAAAGTGGCATCAGAACCCGTTCTACTCCGAAAGGAGGCAGTAAACAAGGTAACGAGCTTCGCTTTGAAGATAAAAAAGACAAAGAACAGGTTTTACTACGTGCCGAAAAAGACTGGGTACTGGACATTAACAATGACAGCCAATCCACCATCAAGGGTATGAAAACGACCAAAGTCGAAAAAAGCGTGTCGGTGTCTGCCAAAGAAGACATCACGATAGAAAGCGAGAAAAAGCTTACTGCCAAAAGTAAAGACAACTGGACAGGTGACAGCAACAAAGATCTGAGCCTGAATGCCGGTTCAAACGTGAACGTGTCCGCTAAATCCACAGTGAGTGTCGACGGCAGCCAAGTTTCAATTACAGGAAAAAGCAAGATTGAATTGAAAGTTGGAGCAAGCAAGATCGAAATCAGCGCGAGTGGTATCAAGATTGAAGCACCCCAGGTATCCGTTTGCGGAAAGGCGAAAGCTGAAATGAAGGCGGCAATGGTCAGCGTAGAAGGTCAGGGCAAAGCTGATATTAAAGCGGCACTGGTTTCAGTAAACGGCAGTGCAATGACGCAGATTAAAGCGGGTGCTATGGTTCAGATTCAAGGTGCGATTGCGAAGGTAAACTAA
- a CDS encoding sigma-54-dependent Fis family transcriptional regulator: MDEYKNNDRSHQSIIESSWRRCRDAGLAHTSTPQIEMSSESDFGLSLDKHHGLLQTTQQKVLPFYDNLLSNSNCLVMLADTTGQVLSSWGEQRFFQENQPHVFDHGVHWQEGLIGTNAIGTALETGSIVQVFHDEHFLASNRFMTGSAAPLFDAERRMTGVLSISSDTYMPTAHTLGMVKLMSQAIENQLIVSRFNSDHFLFWFNTSEENIDSQWSSLLVFNEQGTIVSANRRAEVVLGCDLALQNLDQLFDVRMDQLLAHPAYTPLVLRSKHNFNFHGIVMPPKIPKGRSLDFRNVPKPSSVKGVAKDDVLDLDRLNMGDPRLSKAITQSSKILNTDIPILINGETGVGKEVFVNALHLSSERASAPLIAVNCAAIPSELVESELFGYEKGAFTGAHTKGYIGLIRKADKGTLFLDELGDMPLNVQARLLRVLQERKVTPLGSTTSYPVDFKLVSATNRHLKQDVEAGKFRQDLYYRVSGLNITLPPLRERTDKDALVQYLLSKFSSNEQPGQISMEVLSLFKSHPWPGNIRQMVSVIQIALAMAEPDAIQVDDLPDDFLSDVHINTQQESNIRPFIAPNNELIGENELKEKEDWLEAYERMNRNISKTAKELNISRNTLYKRLRESGLK; encoded by the coding sequence ATGGACGAATATAAAAACAATGATCGTTCCCATCAGTCGATCATAGAGAGCTCGTGGCGACGTTGCCGCGATGCTGGGCTGGCGCATACCAGCACCCCACAAATAGAAATGAGCAGCGAATCGGACTTTGGTCTCTCGCTGGATAAACACCATGGGCTGCTGCAAACGACGCAGCAAAAAGTGCTGCCTTTTTATGACAATCTTCTATCCAACAGTAATTGCCTAGTGATGCTGGCAGACACGACGGGGCAAGTACTCAGTAGCTGGGGGGAGCAGCGCTTCTTCCAAGAAAACCAGCCTCATGTGTTTGATCATGGTGTTCATTGGCAAGAGGGGCTTATTGGGACGAATGCGATAGGCACGGCACTGGAAACAGGTTCTATTGTTCAAGTCTTTCATGATGAACACTTCCTCGCATCAAATCGTTTTATGACTGGGTCTGCTGCGCCTCTGTTTGATGCTGAAAGACGCATGACTGGAGTGCTGTCGATTTCCAGTGATACCTACATGCCCACAGCCCATACGCTTGGCATGGTAAAGCTGATGTCACAAGCTATCGAAAATCAGTTGATTGTGTCGCGCTTTAACTCTGATCATTTTTTGTTTTGGTTCAACACCAGTGAAGAGAACATTGATAGTCAATGGTCTTCGCTCCTTGTATTCAATGAGCAAGGGACAATCGTGTCGGCAAACCGACGTGCAGAAGTGGTGCTCGGTTGTGACTTAGCGCTGCAAAATCTCGATCAATTATTTGATGTTCGAATGGATCAATTGCTTGCTCACCCTGCTTATACTCCACTGGTTTTGCGCTCAAAGCACAATTTCAACTTTCATGGCATCGTGATGCCACCCAAGATCCCCAAAGGTCGTTCGTTGGATTTTCGCAATGTACCTAAACCCTCCTCCGTTAAAGGCGTCGCGAAAGACGATGTATTGGACTTGGATCGTTTAAACATGGGCGACCCAAGGTTGTCGAAGGCAATCACACAATCCAGCAAGATCCTGAACACCGACATTCCTATTTTGATTAATGGTGAAACAGGTGTGGGTAAAGAAGTGTTTGTTAACGCGCTTCATCTTTCTAGTGAGCGGGCGAGTGCCCCGTTAATTGCAGTAAACTGCGCGGCGATCCCTTCTGAATTGGTCGAATCCGAATTGTTTGGATACGAAAAAGGCGCGTTTACGGGGGCGCACACAAAAGGGTATATCGGGTTGATTCGAAAAGCCGATAAAGGTACGTTATTCCTAGACGAACTCGGAGATATGCCGCTCAATGTGCAAGCTCGCTTGTTACGTGTTCTCCAAGAAAGAAAAGTGACTCCCCTTGGTTCAACCACATCTTACCCTGTCGATTTCAAACTGGTGTCTGCCACCAACCGACACCTCAAACAAGACGTGGAAGCTGGGAAATTTCGCCAAGATTTATACTACCGAGTTTCTGGGCTAAACATTACTTTGCCACCGCTGCGTGAGCGAACAGATAAAGACGCGTTAGTCCAATACCTACTGAGTAAATTCTCTTCCAATGAACAACCTGGGCAGATTTCAATGGAAGTACTGTCTTTGTTCAAATCTCACCCTTGGCCAGGCAATATTCGTCAAATGGTAAGTGTGATTCAGATCGCCCTTGCTATGGCGGAACCCGATGCCATACAAGTTGATGATCTGCCCGATGACTTCTTATCCGATGTTCATATCAATACACAGCAAGAGTCGAATATTCGCCCCTTTATTGCACCTAACAATGAGTTAATCGGCGAAAACGAACTCAAAGAAAAAGAAGACTGGTTGGAAGCTTATGAACGGATGAATCGCAATATTTCTAAAACCGCGAAAGAGCTAAATATTAGCCGAAATACGTTATACAAACGCCTAAGGGAAAGTGGTTTAAAATGA